The sequence GATGTCTTCATTTCTACTGATTTTGGGCATAATTATACATTGTTAGCTAATCTACCATATAACGAAGTTGATGGATGGCAAGAATATGAAACTCCATTAAATTCTTACGTTGGTCAATTAGTTAAATTAAAATTTGTAGCTAATTACAATTATGTGGAAGATGATTATATAGATCATTATGTCGCTTTTGATAATTTCTATATTGGATCTTGTCAATTACCAACAATTCCAACAGTTACAAATACTACTATTAATACAGCTTCAATTTCTTGGGAAGCTAACGCAACTGATGTTTTTGAAATCGAATACGGTCTGACTGGTTTTGTACCAGGTACAGGAACTATCGTTTCGGTAACAGGAAACTCAACAGTACTTAATAATTTAATTCTAGCTTCTAATTATGAATTTTATATTAGAAAAAATTGTGGAACTAATAATTCTCCATGGTTAGGTCAATTTAAATTCACGACAGCATGTACAATTTTTACGACTGGTTTTACTGAAAATTTTGACACAACAGCTGTAGGAAGTTCAAATACCCCAACTATACCAGTATGTTGGAGTTTTATAGACGGAGGAATTGGTTATGGAACAGTTGTGGGGTCTAATTTTTCTTCTTCGCCTAATTCATTCTACTTATACAATAATGCAGATACAACTAATCCTTATATTTTAGTTTCACCAGAAACACAAAATTTAAATGATGGTTTATATCGTGTAAGGTTTAAAGCTAAATCTGGTAGCAATAACTATAAGTTAAAGTTTGGAACAATGTCTAATAAATTAGATGCGACAACTTTTACACAATTACAAGAATTTAGTTTAACTGAAAACTATCAAGAGTTTATTGTTTATTTACCAGTTACTACAAATGATTATTTTGCGTTCAAACATGGTCAGGCTTCAACTTATCAATCTATTTATATTGATGACGTTGTTTATGAACCAAATCCAGCATGTGTTGATCCTATTTCTCTAGGTGCTTTAATAAGCTTAGGAGATTTATCTGCTAATTTATATTGGTCAGGACCAGATACAGCAACAAATAATAGCTTTGAAATCGAATGGGGTGATGCTGGTTTTACACAAGGAACAGGAACTGTTATTACATCAACTACTTATTCTGCTCCACTTACAAATCTAGAAGCAGGAGAAAGTTATTCGTTCTACGTTAGAAGAATCTGCTCTGGAGGAAATACAGTTTGGGTTGGACCATTTACTTTCCTGATGGATTATTGCTCATCAATTCCTACTTCAAATGACGGTAATGGTATCGAAAATGTAACTATAGCTGGAGTAAGTATGGATTCTACTGAAAATGTAACCTATCATGATTTTACAGATCAAGTTATTTCATTTAATGCAGGTGAGTTAATTCCGGCATCGGTTACTTTTAATACTGGATATACATATGGTACTAATCTTTGGATAGATTTAAATAATAATGGTGTTTTTGAAAATGCAACTGAATTGTTCTTTGTTGGCGAATCATTATCAGATGAACCAACAACATTAAATGTTTCTTTCACTGTTCCAGATGATTTAGGTTATCAAACTGGAAATTATAGAATGAGAATTGGAACAGCTGATTCTGGACAAAACCCTCCAAATCCTTGTTATTCTGGTTCGTGGGGTGTAACTGTTGATTTATTAGTAAATATAACATTCCCATGTATTCAACCATCAAATATCGATTTCGTTGATGTTGGTTTTGATTATGTAACAATCGATTGGCAAGGTCAAGGAAATTCAAATTTTGAATTAGAATATGGATTAACTGGTTTTGCTCAAGGTACAGGAACTGTTGTTCAAAATGTTACAAAACCATACACATTAAATAATTTAATTTCAGGTAAAACATATGATTTCTATATTAGAAAAAAATGTGGAAATGTATTTAGCGATTGGAGTACTGTTGCTACGACTTATGTTTTCTGTGATACACCAGAACCAACTGGAGCAAGCTCTCAAACGTTGATTCAAGATGAAACATTTGCTCAATTAATCATCAATGGAGTAAATCTTAAATTTTATGCTGATCCAGGTTTAACAATCGAATTACCAGCTTCAACAGTTCTTCAAACAAGTGGAACTTTCTTTGTTACACAAACGATTAACTGTGAAAGTGATTCTTATCTAATTGTCGATGTTACTGTAATTCCAAGAATAGCACAACCAATAGTAAATCCAATTCAAAACTTCTGTAATGGAGGAACGTTAAATGATATTCCGGTTACTTCACTTCCTGGAGCAACAGTGGTTTGGTATGCTACTTCAACAAGTACAACACCGCTGCCTTCTACAACTAATTTGGTTACCGGAACATATTATGTGGTACAAACAGACGGAACGACAACTTCACATAGAATTGCCGTAACTGTTACTGTTAATCCAACTCCGGTTGATTTAGTTTCTCAACCAATACATTTATGTGGAAGTACAACTTTTGGTAATTTGGTTGTAAATAATTTACCAGGAGCAACAGTTAGATGGTATGTATCATTAACTGCTACAACTCCAATTAATAATAATGTACCAGTTACTACAGGAACGTATTATGCAACACAAGCTTTTGGTATTTGTGAATCACAAAGAGTAGCTTATCAAATATCTCAATTCGATGCATTGGATAAACCGCTTGCTGTTGCACAAGTATTTTGTGGAACTGGAACTGTTGCAAATTTAGTTGCCGAAGGAGTAAACGGAGCACAATTGATGTGGTATTCTTCTTCAACTGCAGTAAATGCATTGTCATCAACTGCTGCATTATCTAATGGTACATATTATGTATCTCAAACAATTAATGGTTGTCTTTCTGAACGAAGAGCAGTTGCAGTTAGAGTAATTTCTTTAGCAGCACCTCAAGTTGGGCCATTTACAGTTTGTGGAGGTGGAGAAATATCCGATTTATATATTTCTGCAGGTTCTGATGTAACTTTCAAATGGTATATTTCGCCTTCAAGTACAACTGAATTAGCGCAAAATACACCATTGGTTGAAGGTATTTATTTTGTAGAAAGAGTTCAATTAGGTTGTGTGTCTGCAAGAACTCCAGTTCAAGTAACTATTGGTGCAATTCCAACTGCTCCAACAGGTGCAGCAACCCAATCGTTTATTGAAGGTTCAACAATAGCAAATCTAATACTGAATCAATCAAATTTAGTTTGGTATGCAACTCATAACGATTCTCAGAATGGTGTAAATCCTTTACAACCTAATATGCCATTAGTAAACGGAGCGACATATTATGCTGTAATTATTGGAACTAATGGATGTCCAAGTTTACCATTTGCTGTAACAGTTGTTGTTTTCTTATCTAACGATGAATTTGATAAAGAAGGATTAAAATATTATCCTAATCCAGTTAATGATGTGTTGAATGTCAATTATGTTGAATCAATTAAATTTGTTGAAGTTTTTGATTTATTAGGAAAACGAGTGAAAACTTTAAATACTAATAATCAAAATATTCAAATTGATTTATCAGATTTAGCTTCT comes from Flavobacterium sp. I3-2 and encodes:
- a CDS encoding T9SS type A sorting domain-containing protein; this encodes MDEFTYQMKSIKLIRLMRYVFYCLLFLISPIVFGQATGTIQIGSGTNTSSGGLGLPVTNYDYSYSQQIISASEYASSGGIAGNITKLRYKPSAVGDELVWNDLKIYIANTTKTQFSSNTDWVPFADLTLVFNGVVTPSPVDGQWFEITFTTPFAYIGGNIVVAVHENAMGWEGGHSFSSYISTPNSGIVWRADVNNINPATATNLTAEGRTSNLAQIQFVGAMAACVAPSNIAVSPTVDGGVITWTPNTNGVSYDWVVVANNAGVTSTPQASGNALVGTATISGLQANTPYDLYIKANCSGTDGVSAWSNKIDFLTTCGIVTDLSENFDAVAPGTVPSCWTFIGGDPLDWFAGYGEVIDYNAATAPNCFTIVNMFDNASDYVLVSPVTDNLGNGTKQLRFFAAGDYDGIELIVGTMSNPNQLSTFTPLAGGTIQLTDQYVEYVFDLPAGTDDYFAFKHGNLDTFESIYIDDVNLTDPPICSGVDFGTGEATEITNVQAKLSWISSETNFDIEYGEINFVQGAGTLLTNVSNNYVLSNLDEYTEYSFYVRSNCGADGTSVWRGPFNFVTEKVTTSPWFDGFATGTADGWNNISSSVFNLSNDVAALMPMMDYVIYKNLYTAAGNGSGFTSLNVGPILTGDKLTFNYKMANYSSPYGPVDASAGSIDVFISTDFGHNYTLLANLPYNEVDGWQEYETPLNSYVGQLVKLKFVANYNYVEDDYIDHYVAFDNFYIGSCQLPTIPTVTNTTINTASISWEANATDVFEIEYGLTGFVPGTGTIVSVTGNSTVLNNLILASNYEFYIRKNCGTNNSPWLGQFKFTTACTIFTTGFTENFDTTAVGSSNTPTIPVCWSFIDGGIGYGTVVGSNFSSSPNSFYLYNNADTTNPYILVSPETQNLNDGLYRVRFKAKSGSNNYKLKFGTMSNKLDATTFTQLQEFSLTENYQEFIVYLPVTTNDYFAFKHGQASTYQSIYIDDVVYEPNPACVDPISLGALISLGDLSANLYWSGPDTATNNSFEIEWGDAGFTQGTGTVITSTTYSAPLTNLEAGESYSFYVRRICSGGNTVWVGPFTFLMDYCSSIPTSNDGNGIENVTIAGVSMDSTENVTYHDFTDQVISFNAGELIPASVTFNTGYTYGTNLWIDLNNNGVFENATELFFVGESLSDEPTTLNVSFTVPDDLGYQTGNYRMRIGTADSGQNPPNPCYSGSWGVTVDLLVNITFPCIQPSNIDFVDVGFDYVTIDWQGQGNSNFELEYGLTGFAQGTGTVVQNVTKPYTLNNLISGKTYDFYIRKKCGNVFSDWSTVATTYVFCDTPEPTGASSQTLIQDETFAQLIINGVNLKFYADPGLTIELPASTVLQTSGTFFVTQTINCESDSYLIVDVTVIPRIAQPIVNPIQNFCNGGTLNDIPVTSLPGATVVWYATSTSTTPLPSTTNLVTGTYYVVQTDGTTTSHRIAVTVTVNPTPVDLVSQPIHLCGSTTFGNLVVNNLPGATVRWYVSLTATTPINNNVPVTTGTYYATQAFGICESQRVAYQISQFDALDKPLAVAQVFCGTGTVANLVAEGVNGAQLMWYSSSTAVNALSSTAALSNGTYYVSQTINGCLSERRAVAVRVISLAAPQVGPFTVCGGGEISDLYISAGSDVTFKWYISPSSTTELAQNTPLVEGIYFVERVQLGCVSARTPVQVTIGAIPTAPTGAATQSFIEGSTIANLILNQSNLVWYATHNDSQNGVNPLQPNMPLVNGATYYAVIIGTNGCPSLPFAVTVVVFLSNDEFDKEGLKYYPNPVNDVLNVNYVESIKFVEVFDLLGKRVKTLNTNNQNIQIDLSDLASGTYMIQLKTESKTQFIKVIKK